The sequence CGCGAGAAGCGGGTGGCCGAGCCGTCCGGCCGGTAGATGTACTGGCTGCGGTGGCTGCGCACTTCGATGATGGGGAAGCGGGACAGCACGGCCACGTCCACCGACGCCGCGGTGAAGGTCTCACCCAGCTTCGAGTACGGGAACTGCGGGACCCGGCCGCGGAGCCCGTCCAGCGACGCCTGCGTTTCAATCTCCTCCAGCATCACGATGTCCGCGTTGAGCGCGGTGATGGCGCGGCCGAGCTGATCCACCTGCGCCGCGAACTGCTCCGCGGTGGGCAGCTCCTCGTAGTTGGAGCCGCCGCAGGAGCCGGTGTCGCAGACCGTGTCGAAGAGGCGGTGCACGTTGAACGCCGCGATGCGCACGCGGGCGCCGGAAGGGACGGGCGTTCCGCTGTCGGGCTGCGGGCAGTTGCCGGGGACGCAGGCGCCCGCGTCCGGCACCGACAGGGGCTGGGAGGAGAGGCCGTCACAGCCCGCCAAGACGAGCACCGCGCCCCACAGGGCGAGGTTCGAGCGGAGACGGAGGCGGAAGGGGGGCCGCGGCGAGGGTGACATCGGCGTGGCAACCTATCACCGCGTCTCCTCATGGGCCGGGAAGACCGGCCCGGAGTGTCCGACGACGCGGCGCGGCTCGCTCCCAGGGGCTGTGTGCGAGGACTCCCGGTGCCGGTGCGGTGGACCCCGGGTGGAGGCTGCTTCGCGGTCGCTCCTGGCGCGTGGGGGCGCCGACCGGCCACGCGAGGGCGGGCGCCGTTCGGCGTGGAAGCGCGACCGCTCGCCCCCGAGGTCCCCTGGCGTGCCGCCGGGCGTGTGCATCCTGCCGTCATGTG is a genomic window of Corallococcus macrosporus containing:
- a CDS encoding endonuclease/exonuclease/phosphatase family protein; the encoded protein is MSPSPRPPFRLRLRSNLALWGAVLVLAGCDGLSSQPLSVPDAGACVPGNCPQPDSGTPVPSGARVRIAAFNVHRLFDTVCDTGSCGGSNYEELPTAEQFAAQVDQLGRAITALNADIVMLEEIETQASLDGLRGRVPQFPYSKLGETFTAASVDVAVLSRFPIIEVRSHRSQYIYRPDGSATRFSRDLLEVHLDVDGARVIVFAAHFRSKVDDDPGRRLAEANASREILLDSAREFPSALVVLGGDLNDVPGSEPLNALDRAHLRVAKDRPVNETWTYVYSGQGQAIDHLYLAPNAGGAYVPGSFRVARDGNGYGGSDHGAVYADFALTASQQ